From Chromohalobacter canadensis, one genomic window encodes:
- the lnt gene encoding apolipoprotein N-acyltransferase: MAGDKYALPSGLYIGVRHKSLLTGVMALLAGGAMPLAFAPVGWAWLAVIALAAFFALTSQPSRRQALWSAYLFGLGYFGVGISWVFISISQYGNGPVVAVLATAAFVSLLALFPWGVVYLVRRLRPEMDAMTLWLGLPAAWVLSEWMRTWFLTGFPWLFIGYSQTDTTFATIAPVFGVLGVSFLVALLAGGLAWVILGPSLRRAAVVGAVLVATLAGLQLLDREWTQPAADPIDVVLLQGNIAQDKKWDPSYRDITLERYQALTAQHLGADIVIWPEAAIPMWHDQAKEYLAELEALADQAGTSLMIGVPVREAEGRTYNAVVSLSDPSGFYYKRHLVPFGEYVPFRDLLGSALDVLGAPMSDFTPGREAHVLNAAGVPVGALICYEAVFGAEVTELLPEAQLLVNVSNDAWFGSSLGPLQHFQMARMRAIETGRDLLRATNTGITAAINHEGKVLKRAPQFEVATLSAEVTPRTGASPYVRWRDWPVLGLTALGLGLLLLRRIRRHHRLGT, encoded by the coding sequence ATGGCGGGTGATAAATACGCGCTACCCTCTGGCCTATACATTGGCGTGCGCCACAAGTCGCTTCTAACAGGGGTGATGGCCCTGCTTGCCGGAGGCGCCATGCCGCTTGCCTTTGCCCCTGTGGGCTGGGCATGGCTGGCGGTAATTGCTCTGGCAGCATTTTTTGCCCTGACCTCGCAGCCCTCAAGACGTCAAGCTCTATGGTCGGCCTACCTCTTTGGCCTTGGTTACTTCGGCGTAGGAATCTCCTGGGTCTTTATCAGCATCAGCCAGTACGGCAATGGCCCCGTGGTGGCGGTGTTAGCCACGGCGGCCTTTGTCTCGCTGCTCGCCCTCTTTCCATGGGGCGTCGTGTATCTCGTGCGCCGCCTGCGCCCTGAGATGGACGCAATGACGCTCTGGCTAGGACTACCGGCGGCATGGGTGCTGAGTGAATGGATGCGCACCTGGTTCTTGACCGGCTTTCCCTGGCTCTTCATTGGCTACAGCCAAACCGACACCACATTTGCCACCATCGCCCCCGTCTTTGGCGTACTTGGCGTGAGTTTTCTGGTGGCGCTGCTCGCTGGCGGGCTTGCCTGGGTTATCCTGGGGCCAAGCCTGCGCCGTGCTGCGGTAGTCGGTGCCGTGTTAGTCGCTACCCTCGCCGGCTTGCAACTGCTGGATCGTGAATGGACGCAGCCAGCCGCTGACCCAATCGATGTCGTCCTATTGCAAGGAAACATCGCGCAAGACAAGAAATGGGACCCGAGCTACCGGGACATCACACTTGAGCGCTATCAGGCGCTTACCGCGCAGCATCTCGGGGCCGACATCGTGATCTGGCCAGAAGCGGCAATCCCGATGTGGCATGACCAGGCCAAAGAGTATCTTGCTGAGCTTGAGGCGTTAGCCGATCAGGCAGGCACATCGTTAATGATTGGCGTCCCGGTACGCGAGGCGGAGGGCCGTACCTACAACGCCGTGGTAAGCCTCTCCGATCCCTCAGGCTTCTACTACAAACGCCACCTGGTGCCCTTCGGTGAATATGTTCCGTTTCGGGATCTTTTGGGGTCGGCCCTCGACGTGCTCGGGGCGCCCATGTCCGACTTCACACCGGGACGGGAAGCGCACGTCCTGAATGCAGCAGGGGTGCCCGTAGGGGCACTCATCTGCTACGAGGCGGTCTTTGGTGCCGAAGTCACTGAGCTTCTGCCCGAAGCGCAGTTACTGGTGAATGTCAGCAACGATGCCTGGTTCGGCAGCTCGCTCGGCCCCCTCCAGCATTTCCAGATGGCACGCATGCGTGCCATCGAAACCGGACGTGACCTTCTTCGAGCCACGAACACCGGTATCACAGCAGCCATCAATCATGAGGGCAAAGTGCTCAAGCGTGCTCCGCAGTTCGAAGTGGCCACCCTCAGCGCCGAAGTGACACCGCGAACTGGCGCGTCCCCTTATGTGCGCTGGCGGGATTGGCCTGTCCTTGGCCTGACCGCACTCGGACTCGGCCTGCTCCTGCTCCGTCGAATTCGTCGGCATCATCGGTTGGGTACATGA
- a CDS encoding ZIP family metal transporter: MMDSIWLVLGLALLPALGNFSGGLAAEASRTTGRRLNYALHGAAGLVIAVVAVEIMPRVLEGLSAWVIALAFALGGIAYVGIEKLVESLQKRQGQQGEGGQTSVWMIYIAVSIDLFSDGLLIGAGSAVSPSVAIILAAGQVLADGPEGFAMIANMKDKGIPRSKRLLISASLAVPVLSAAVFAYFVLRNQPEAFKLAALTFTAGLLTVAAIEDMVSEAHESGDDTHISPLAFIGGFVLFVLVSAGLEGVVSQS, encoded by the coding sequence ATGATGGATAGTATCTGGCTGGTACTCGGCCTGGCGCTGCTTCCCGCGTTGGGAAACTTCAGTGGTGGGCTCGCTGCGGAGGCCTCCCGAACTACCGGGCGCCGTCTCAATTACGCCCTTCATGGCGCCGCCGGCCTCGTTATTGCGGTAGTGGCGGTGGAAATCATGCCACGCGTGCTGGAGGGCCTTTCAGCCTGGGTAATCGCCCTCGCTTTCGCGCTGGGTGGCATTGCTTACGTAGGCATCGAGAAGCTCGTTGAGAGTCTCCAGAAGCGGCAAGGTCAGCAGGGAGAAGGCGGTCAGACGAGTGTCTGGATGATCTATATCGCCGTGTCCATCGACCTGTTCAGCGATGGCCTCCTGATCGGGGCGGGGTCGGCGGTCTCACCGTCGGTCGCGATAATCCTGGCGGCGGGTCAGGTGCTCGCGGATGGCCCTGAGGGGTTCGCGATGATCGCCAACATGAAAGACAAAGGGATTCCCCGCAGCAAGCGCTTGCTGATCTCTGCCTCCTTAGCGGTTCCCGTACTCTCGGCAGCCGTCTTTGCTTACTTCGTACTCAGGAACCAGCCGGAGGCATTTAAGCTAGCGGCACTGACGTTCACGGCAGGCCTTCTCACGGTCGCTGCCATCGAAGATATGGTCTCCGAGGCTCACGAGAGCGGTGACGATACGCACATCTCACCGCTGGCTTTCATAGGCGGCTTCGTCCTGTTCGTTCTGGTATCAGCGGGCTTGGAAGGGGTGGTATCGCAAAGCTAA
- a CDS encoding cation transporter, whose protein sequence is MSKSCDGPCGCDATPAADTDMPVSSEASGEWVSVYAVPKMDCPSEERMIRLALNGFDEIRTLSFDLSNRRLEVVHDGEAEPITAKLATLGLGASLQETVIADPETIRAAESSAASAAQESGTLRWLLGINAVLFVVEMTTGLIAHSTGLIGESLDNFADAAVYGLALYAVGHSAKMQVRAAHLAGVLQLILAIGVLVEVVRRFVFGSEPESLMMMAIAFVALIANTTCLLMISKHREGGAHMKASWIFSANDVVINMGVIAAGALVAWTGSNYPDLIIGSIAGVIVLNGARRILALKA, encoded by the coding sequence GTGAGTAAATCCTGTGATGGCCCATGTGGCTGCGATGCAACGCCTGCAGCGGATACCGATATGCCGGTCTCTTCCGAAGCGTCAGGGGAATGGGTCAGCGTGTATGCCGTGCCGAAGATGGATTGCCCCTCAGAAGAACGGATGATCCGCTTGGCGCTGAACGGCTTTGATGAGATTCGAACGCTGTCCTTCGACTTGTCGAACCGTCGGTTGGAGGTCGTGCATGACGGCGAGGCTGAGCCCATTACCGCGAAACTAGCGACCTTGGGGCTAGGCGCCTCTCTTCAGGAAACCGTCATTGCCGACCCAGAGACAATCAGGGCCGCTGAGAGCTCGGCGGCTTCTGCCGCGCAAGAGTCCGGCACCCTGCGTTGGTTACTCGGTATCAATGCCGTCCTGTTCGTGGTGGAAATGACGACCGGCCTGATCGCGCACTCCACCGGCCTGATTGGAGAATCCCTGGACAATTTTGCCGATGCGGCCGTGTACGGGCTCGCCCTGTATGCCGTAGGGCACAGTGCGAAGATGCAGGTGCGTGCCGCGCATCTGGCAGGGGTACTGCAACTGATTTTGGCTATCGGCGTACTCGTCGAGGTGGTGCGACGCTTTGTTTTCGGTAGTGAGCCTGAATCGCTGATGATGATGGCGATTGCATTCGTCGCACTGATTGCCAATACCACCTGCCTGCTGATGATATCCAAGCATCGCGAGGGCGGTGCGCATATGAAGGCAAGCTGGATATTCTCGGCCAACGACGTGGTGATCAACATGGGCGTCATCGCCGCAGGCGCCCTGGTGGCGTGGACCGGATCCAATTATCCGGATCTGATTATCGGCAGCATCGCGGGGGTCATTGTGCTCAACGGTGCCAGGCGCATTCTGGCGCTCAAGGCGTGA
- the cadR gene encoding Cd(II)/Pb(II)-responsive transcriptional regulator yields the protein MRIGQLAQIAGVDPQTIRFYEQRGLLPLPDRQENGYRIYTKRHIEQLAFIRRCRILDLSLAEIRELQSYQDGPHQPCTAVNAMLDDHISHVRSQITALQTLEKQLVALRASCNDGREISACGILAGISEESKQQLCRAGSGNKR from the coding sequence ATGCGCATTGGTCAGTTAGCACAGATAGCGGGTGTCGACCCCCAGACGATCCGCTTCTACGAGCAGCGGGGCCTGTTGCCATTGCCAGACCGGCAGGAGAATGGTTACCGTATCTACACGAAGCGGCATATCGAGCAGCTTGCCTTTATCCGTCGCTGCCGAATCCTGGACCTGTCACTGGCAGAGATTCGCGAGCTACAGAGCTATCAGGACGGCCCTCACCAGCCTTGTACCGCCGTCAACGCCATGCTCGATGACCACATCTCTCATGTGCGGTCGCAGATAACCGCACTGCAGACGCTTGAGAAACAGCTCGTTGCCCTGAGGGCGAGTTGCAATGATGGACGAGAAATCAGTGCCTGCGGCATCCTGGCGGGTATCAGCGAGGAGAGCAAACAACAACTATGTAGGGCTGGCTCAGGCAATAAGCGCTGA
- a CDS encoding cytochrome c biogenesis CcdA family protein: protein MESLSSIGLIGAFAGGLISFFSPCTLPLLPGYLSVVTGGSVNKRDKKIEALILSVFFVTGFTLVFIILGLGASSLSQLLRGYRQELNWITGSVVILLGVFMTGLFNVPIFQRTLQFNPRFQGGSPLSATAFGVSFAIGWTPCIGPILGAILMATSNAASAQHGMIYLSVYSAGLALPFLASTLCVNSLSRHSKKLGRWSAYTRPVAGIILILMGIAIVSGTMTRLSSFMIGLFPSLATLG, encoded by the coding sequence TTGGAATCTCTCTCTTCTATCGGTCTGATTGGCGCGTTTGCAGGTGGCTTGATCTCCTTCTTCTCGCCCTGCACGTTGCCGCTCTTGCCGGGCTACCTTTCCGTCGTCACGGGCGGCAGCGTCAACAAACGGGACAAGAAAATCGAGGCGCTGATACTGAGCGTTTTCTTTGTGACTGGCTTCACACTGGTATTCATCATCCTGGGGCTAGGTGCCAGCTCACTCAGTCAGCTCCTGCGAGGCTACCGTCAGGAGCTCAACTGGATCACAGGCTCGGTGGTCATCCTGCTAGGGGTCTTCATGACCGGCCTGTTCAACGTCCCGATCTTTCAGCGTACCTTACAATTCAATCCTCGTTTTCAGGGCGGATCGCCGCTGTCGGCCACGGCCTTCGGCGTATCGTTCGCCATTGGCTGGACGCCCTGTATCGGCCCCATCCTCGGTGCGATTCTGATGGCTACCTCCAATGCCGCCAGTGCACAGCATGGAATGATCTATCTGAGCGTGTACTCCGCCGGGTTGGCGTTGCCCTTTCTGGCGAGTACGCTCTGCGTCAACAGCCTCAGCCGCCATAGCAAAAAGCTTGGCAGGTGGAGCGCCTACACCCGGCCGGTCGCCGGTATAATCCTGATTCTCATGGGCATCGCCATCGTCTCGGGCACCATGACACGGCTCTCCAGCTTCATGATCGGCCTGTTTCCCTCCCTGGCGACGCTGGGATAA
- a CDS encoding peroxiredoxin, with protein MALQLGETAPDFTVESTEGTVSFHEWLGDSWAVLFSHPADYTPVCTTELGAFAKRKSEFDKRGAKLIGVSVDPLDSHTGWAKDIETTQGAALNYPLLADDDQVVAELYGMIHPKADPKVTVRTVFIIDPSKKIRLMLTYPPSTGRNVDEILRVIDSLQLTDTHKVATPVDWQSGEDVIISPSLSSDEAKERFPEGWDEKTPYLRVVRQPK; from the coding sequence ATGGCATTGCAACTTGGAGAGACAGCCCCCGATTTCACGGTCGAATCAACGGAAGGCACCGTCAGCTTCCACGAATGGCTTGGTGATAGCTGGGCCGTGCTATTTTCTCACCCGGCCGACTATACGCCTGTCTGCACGACAGAGCTTGGCGCGTTTGCCAAGCGCAAAAGTGAGTTCGACAAGCGTGGCGCCAAGCTGATCGGTGTGTCCGTCGATCCGCTGGATTCGCATACCGGCTGGGCCAAGGATATCGAGACCACCCAGGGTGCGGCGCTGAACTACCCGTTGCTGGCCGACGACGATCAGGTGGTCGCTGAGCTGTACGGGATGATTCATCCCAAAGCCGATCCCAAGGTGACGGTACGCACCGTTTTCATCATCGACCCCAGCAAGAAGATACGCCTGATGCTGACCTATCCGCCGAGTACCGGGCGCAACGTCGACGAGATCCTACGGGTTATCGACTCGCTTCAGCTGACCGACACGCACAAGGTGGCGACCCCCGTGGATTGGCAGAGCGGTGAGGACGTCATTATCTCCCCTTCACTATCGAGTGATGAAGCCAAAGAGCGCTTTCCCGAAGGCTGGGACGAGAAGACACCGTATCTGCGTGTTGTGCGACAGCCTAAATAA
- a CDS encoding ISL3 family transposase, producing the protein MTSLPDNILHLPEYHVLATKMEEHDLHYQVEAPEPLACEECGVESEFVRFGKRDVAYRDLPIHGRRVTLWVVRRRYTCRACGRTFRPALPEMVDDHRMTRRLYNHVEKEAFNHPYAYVADTTGLDEKTVREIFKKKAEFLAAWHRFETPRCLGIDELYLNRRYRCILTNLEERTLLDLLPGRQQDAVTRRLMSMTERHQVEIVSMDMWKPYRRAVQAVLPQARIVVDKFHVVRMANEALEKVRKGLRKKLTSNQRRTLKGDRKILLKRAHDVSDRERLIMETWTGAFPQLLAAYEHKERFFHIWDATTRRDAEKALTAWIDDIPQGQKEVWKDLVSAISGWHEEMLTYFETDIPITNAFTESINRLAKDKNRDGRGYSFEVMRARMLYTTKHKKKVPQTKESPFLGKATMTYSMGLPEPEKNYGVDLSTFWKS; encoded by the coding sequence ATGACCAGCTTGCCTGACAACATCCTGCACCTTCCCGAGTACCACGTCCTAGCCACCAAGATGGAAGAGCATGATCTCCACTACCAGGTCGAAGCTCCTGAGCCTCTAGCTTGCGAGGAATGCGGCGTTGAGAGTGAGTTTGTCAGGTTCGGCAAGCGCGATGTGGCCTATCGCGACCTACCCATCCACGGAAGGCGGGTCACCCTCTGGGTGGTCCGTCGCCGCTACACCTGCCGGGCGTGTGGAAGGACGTTCCGGCCAGCTCTTCCGGAAATGGTAGACGATCACCGCATGACGCGGAGGCTTTACAACCACGTCGAGAAGGAAGCCTTCAATCACCCCTACGCCTACGTGGCTGATACCACGGGCCTCGACGAGAAGACTGTCCGCGAGATATTCAAGAAGAAGGCTGAGTTCCTGGCAGCCTGGCATCGCTTCGAGACACCCCGCTGCCTGGGGATCGACGAGCTGTACCTGAACCGCCGCTACCGCTGCATCCTGACCAACCTGGAGGAGCGTACCCTACTGGACCTGCTGCCCGGTCGCCAGCAGGACGCGGTGACGAGGCGCCTCATGAGCATGACCGAGCGCCACCAGGTCGAGATCGTCAGCATGGATATGTGGAAACCCTACCGCCGTGCTGTCCAGGCGGTGCTGCCGCAGGCTCGCATTGTGGTCGATAAGTTCCACGTCGTGCGAATGGCCAACGAGGCCTTGGAAAAGGTCCGCAAGGGGCTCAGGAAAAAGCTGACGTCCAACCAGCGCCGAACCCTCAAGGGTGACCGGAAGATCCTGCTGAAGCGCGCTCACGATGTCTCAGATCGCGAACGGCTCATCATGGAGACCTGGACAGGGGCATTCCCCCAGCTCTTGGCGGCCTACGAGCACAAGGAGCGGTTCTTCCACATCTGGGACGCCACAACCCGGCGTGACGCCGAGAAGGCGCTGACTGCCTGGATTGACGACATCCCACAGGGGCAAAAGGAGGTCTGGAAAGATCTCGTCAGTGCTATCAGTGGCTGGCATGAGGAGATGCTGACCTACTTCGAGACCGACATCCCGATCACCAACGCCTTCACGGAGTCAATCAACCGGCTGGCCAAGGATAAGAACCGCGATGGCCGTGGCTACTCATTCGAGGTGATGCGGGCCCGGATGCTCTACACCACCAAGCACAAGAAGAAGGTGCCGCAGACCAAGGAATCCCCCTTCCTGGGCAAGGCCACCATGACCTACAGCATGGGTCTTCCCGAGCCTGAGAAAAACTACGGCGTCGATCTATCAACCTTCTGGAAGAGTTAA
- the merR gene encoding Hg(II)-responsive transcriptional regulator, which translates to MKRHADKVADTMTIGGLAKAAGVNVETIRYYQRRGLLSEPERPPGGIRRYSAADIDRLTFVKTAQQLGFSLDEISDLLQLEDGAHCQEASALAEHKLGDVREKIDRLERIEKVLSEMVDRCHAQQGNITCPLIASLHEGLREAEDPRE; encoded by the coding sequence ATGAAGAGACATGCAGATAAAGTGGCGGACACCATGACCATTGGCGGCCTGGCCAAGGCGGCCGGCGTCAATGTCGAGACAATCCGCTATTACCAGCGACGAGGGCTATTATCGGAGCCCGAACGACCTCCCGGAGGTATTCGACGCTATAGTGCCGCCGATATCGACAGGTTGACGTTCGTGAAAACGGCGCAGCAGCTGGGCTTTAGTCTGGATGAGATCAGTGACCTACTTCAGCTGGAAGATGGCGCCCACTGTCAAGAAGCCAGTGCTCTCGCAGAGCACAAGTTAGGGGACGTTCGCGAGAAGATCGACAGGCTTGAAAGAATTGAGAAGGTGCTGAGCGAAATGGTCGACCGATGCCATGCACAACAAGGCAATATCACTTGCCCGCTAATTGCGTCATTGCATGAAGGGCTCAGAGAAGCAGAAGACCCAAGGGAGTAA
- the merT gene encoding mercuric ion transporter MerT — translation MRTPKTGRGPLAAGGVAALLASACCLGPLVLITLGVSGAWISNLASLEPYRPLFIGVALVAMFFAWRRVFRPVEKCQPGEVCAVPRVRTGYKAIFWLVSLLVLIALVFPYVLPLFY, via the coding sequence ATGCGGACACCTAAAACGGGGCGAGGGCCCCTGGCCGCCGGAGGAGTCGCGGCCCTCCTGGCCTCGGCGTGTTGCCTCGGCCCGCTGGTTCTGATCACGCTGGGCGTTTCCGGCGCCTGGATCAGCAATCTGGCGTCGCTGGAGCCCTATCGCCCGCTCTTTATCGGCGTCGCGCTGGTGGCGATGTTCTTCGCCTGGCGTCGCGTCTTTCGGCCAGTGGAAAAGTGCCAGCCGGGAGAGGTGTGTGCCGTGCCACGGGTCAGGACGGGCTACAAGGCGATCTTCTGGCTCGTATCGCTGCTGGTGCTAATCGCCCTGGTATTCCCCTACGTCTTGCCCTTGTTCTATTAA
- the merP gene encoding mercury resistance system periplasmic binding protein MerP — MKARFAFIALLALLSTPALAALQTVKLSVPGMTCAACPITVKAALNKVDGVSQVDVSYADLEAVVTFDDARTSVEALTEATTNAGYPSTPTSSQADRE; from the coding sequence ATGAAAGCTCGTTTCGCCTTCATCGCGCTACTCGCCCTGCTCAGCACGCCCGCCTTAGCGGCCTTGCAGACCGTGAAGCTGTCGGTGCCGGGCATGACCTGTGCCGCCTGCCCGATCACCGTCAAGGCCGCCCTCAACAAGGTGGACGGCGTCTCGCAAGTCGACGTGAGCTACGCGGATCTCGAGGCCGTGGTCACCTTTGACGACGCCCGAACGTCGGTGGAGGCATTGACCGAGGCCACCACCAACGCTGGGTATCCATCAACCCCGACATCCTCGCAAGCGGATCGAGAGTGA
- the merF gene encoding mercury resistance system transport protein MerF, whose translation MKNPKTLLRVSVIGTVLVALCCFTPILVILLGTVGLAALTGYLDVVLLPALAFFIGLTIYAIWRKKQFDACCDNGSIKSRNTPPE comes from the coding sequence ATGAAGAATCCCAAGACCCTGCTGCGCGTGAGCGTGATCGGCACCGTCCTGGTGGCATTGTGCTGCTTTACGCCGATCCTGGTGATCCTGCTTGGCACGGTGGGCCTGGCGGCGCTGACGGGCTATCTCGACGTTGTGTTATTGCCGGCCCTGGCCTTCTTCATCGGCCTGACCATTTATGCGATTTGGCGTAAGAAGCAGTTCGACGCCTGTTGTGACAACGGCTCTATCAAATCAAGGAATACGCCCCCTGAGTGA
- the merF gene encoding mercury resistance system transport protein MerF produces MKDSQKFISVVLGTGLMVLCCAGPIALVLFGTAGLAALAGYLDYLLFAVLAIVIGLPLYARYHKRKQDAGFTNEDSEKRDD; encoded by the coding sequence GTGAAAGATTCGCAGAAATTTATAAGCGTCGTGCTTGGCACCGGGTTGATGGTGCTGTGTTGCGCCGGGCCAATCGCCCTGGTGCTATTCGGTACGGCGGGCCTGGCCGCGTTGGCAGGCTATCTCGATTACCTGCTGTTTGCCGTCCTGGCCATCGTCATCGGCTTACCTCTCTACGCGCGATACCACAAGCGGAAGCAGGATGCCGGCTTTACTAATGAAGACTCGGAGAAACGTGATGATTGA
- the merA gene encoding mercury(II) reductase — protein sequence MIELNVSGMTCDRCADHVREALEKLPGVQSVEVSYPQRTASVAVDPGTPASALTFAVTRLGYQARLANSGPTSPAGASVSKGRDEDAPHIAVIGSGGAAMAAALKAAERGARITLIERGTVGGTCVNTGCVPSKIMIRAAHIAHLRTESPFDAGLSAQAPVVDRAKLLEQQQRRVEELRDAKYEGILRDHPAITVLHGEARFIDAHSLMVKLNEGGEQVVHFDRAFIGTGARPAVPPIPGLADTPYLTSTSALALDTLPERLIVIGASVVALELAQAFARLGSRVTVLARSRLLSQEDPAVGDAVEAAFRREGIEVLKQTQASRVDYTDNEFIVDTNAGTLRADQLLVATGRTPNTEALNLASLGVETAHGAILVDEHLHTTVPGLYAAGDCTDQPEFVYVAAAGGSRAAVNMTGGEATLDLSAMPAVIFTDPQVATVGLTEAEAIEQGFSVDTRELDLENVPRALVNFDTGGFIKLVAERDSGRLLGVQAVAGEAGELIQTAVMALRARMTVHDIANELFPYLTMVEGLKLCAQTFTKDVTQLSCCAG from the coding sequence ATGATTGAACTCAACGTGAGCGGCATGACCTGTGACCGCTGTGCGGATCATGTCAGGGAAGCCTTGGAGAAGCTGCCCGGCGTGCAGTCGGTGGAGGTATCCTATCCTCAGAGGACGGCATCGGTAGCCGTTGATCCGGGGACACCGGCCTCGGCGTTGACGTTTGCCGTGACCCGACTTGGCTACCAAGCTCGACTGGCCAACAGTGGGCCCACTTCCCCGGCAGGCGCATCGGTGTCCAAGGGCCGTGATGAAGACGCCCCGCACATCGCGGTGATCGGCAGCGGCGGCGCCGCCATGGCGGCGGCCCTGAAGGCCGCCGAGCGCGGCGCCCGGATCACCCTGATCGAACGCGGCACCGTCGGCGGTACCTGTGTCAATACAGGCTGTGTGCCTTCGAAGATCATGATTCGCGCGGCCCATATTGCCCACTTGCGTACGGAAAGTCCCTTCGATGCAGGCCTGAGCGCCCAGGCGCCGGTGGTGGATCGGGCCAAGCTGCTCGAGCAGCAGCAGCGACGTGTCGAGGAACTGCGTGACGCCAAGTACGAGGGGATTCTGCGCGACCACCCGGCCATCACTGTCCTGCACGGCGAGGCCCGGTTTATCGATGCCCATAGCCTGATGGTCAAGCTGAACGAGGGCGGCGAGCAGGTCGTCCACTTCGACCGCGCCTTCATCGGTACTGGCGCCCGACCGGCAGTACCGCCGATCCCGGGTCTTGCCGACACCCCCTACCTGACCTCTACCAGTGCTCTGGCCCTGGACACTCTTCCCGAGCGGCTGATTGTGATCGGCGCCTCGGTGGTGGCCCTGGAACTGGCCCAGGCCTTCGCCAGGCTGGGCAGCCGGGTCACGGTGCTGGCCCGCAGCCGCCTGCTCTCCCAGGAAGACCCGGCGGTAGGGGATGCGGTGGAGGCGGCGTTTCGCCGCGAGGGCATCGAGGTCCTCAAGCAGACCCAGGCGAGCCGTGTGGACTACACCGACAATGAATTCATTGTCGACACCAACGCCGGCACCTTGCGGGCGGATCAACTGCTGGTGGCCACCGGACGGACACCCAATACCGAGGCCCTGAACCTGGCGAGCCTCGGCGTGGAAACCGCACATGGGGCTATTCTGGTCGATGAGCATCTGCACACCACGGTGCCGGGGCTCTATGCCGCCGGTGACTGCACCGATCAGCCGGAGTTCGTCTATGTCGCCGCCGCCGGGGGCAGCCGGGCTGCCGTCAACATGACCGGGGGCGAAGCCACCCTGGACCTGAGCGCCATGCCGGCGGTGATCTTCACCGACCCCCAGGTGGCCACCGTCGGCCTGACGGAAGCCGAGGCCATCGAGCAAGGCTTCAGCGTCGATACCCGTGAGCTGGACCTGGAAAACGTGCCGCGTGCGCTGGTGAATTTCGACACCGGTGGTTTCATCAAGCTGGTGGCCGAACGCGACTCGGGCCGGTTGCTGGGGGTGCAGGCGGTGGCGGGGGAAGCCGGTGAGCTGATCCAGACGGCGGTGATGGCGCTACGCGCACGCATGACCGTACACGACATCGCCAATGAGCTGTTTCCCTACCTGACCATGGTGGAAGGGCTCAAGCTCTGTGCCCAGACTTTCACCAAGGATGTGACGCAGTTGTCCTGCTGTGCCGGGTGA